From the Pseudorasbora parva isolate DD20220531a chromosome 2, ASM2467924v1, whole genome shotgun sequence genome, the window AGTCCGGCTATGAGGAACCCACTTCTGGCCAAAGtaaccttgaatttggttacatgtCGTTTTTTGCATTGCGAGCTGTATGctattccatcatgtaagcaaagttAACAGTCATTAAAAGGTGTTgagtttccttttttttttgggtTAGTAGTCTACTAAATTTTCACTGACAGCTCAAATTTTGCCTAGACATCAGGGCTGTGTTTGGACGGCTTAGATTTATTAGAAGGATTAGAAgtcttttaaatgaaaaaattgcttgctgggttttttcttttcttttggtaTTTGTTTTTGAAGATAACGTCACATAACCTGCCCATGAGGGCATCAGCCTAATGAGACAAGTGTCTACCATGTCACATAAAATGACACCAAATTACTGTATTTTGTGTAGATGCTGAATAGTTTGGATGCACAGATTTCGATGTTAACAGCAAAATATATAGGAAGTGTTTTCTCTTCCATTTTTAAAGTTGTTTCTTAGATGCAGATACTACATTGTATTTAGAATTGATGTTTCATCAGAACTGACCTGCGGCCTATTTTTGAGTCTTGATCCACCAGTTAAGAACCGCTGAACTTCATTTTGGACGTGGTTAACGGTTTTCTTCATAAAAGATTCCTGTGGAAATATGAAAAGTATGATTTCTCTGCACTGCACTGGGGATGTTGTTCGGACTGCAGAAATCTAAAATGAAATGTTTGGATgcttttcagttttgttcaaGTTGCTTCACCGTTCAAGCATTCTGACACATTTTTTTCAAACATCTTGTCCATAATCATCCCTTTCACTCAGTGGTTTCCGGTCTCAATCGGTCTCTGGTTTGATGAGGTATCCGTTAAAGGTGATGTAAATGTCCACGTCGTCGCTGTAGATGGCGTTCTCGCGCTCACGTTTGTAAAGACGGACCCAGACCTCGTTGCCCTCCTGTAGAGACAGCATGACGCTCTGGCTCTGCATGATGGAGCGGTCGCTGGGCTGAGCGTAAACTATGGCCTTCTCGCTGTCGTTCTGCATAATGTGCAGGTACGTCTCCTTGAAGTTCCACGTGTGGATGTTCACATTGAAGAAGTAGATTCCCGGGATGTGGCAACGGTACTTCCCAGCAAACATGTCAAAGTGTTCGGGGGTGTTGACGAAGATTGTGTCAAAGATCAAGGCCTGGTAGTTGTCAACGCTGTGAAGGGACTTCCGTCGGCCGACTGAGAAAGCAGAATGCTGAGACTTGCAGGCGTCCCCTGGGGCTCCGGCTTGTCCCTTATCTCCTTTAAGGCCTTCAGACCCTCTGGGTCCCTGGGAACCCTCAATCCCAGGCTTCCCAGGAGTGCCCCTTTCTCCACGGTCACCCTTGTCAccttaaaaaaagatttcataAATGTCAGAATGATGCAGAACAAAAAAAGAGCTAAAAGCTTAAAAAGTAAACCGTATGGCCAATGTTCCCAAGCCTGTCCTGTGGACCCCCCACCAGTGCATGTTTTGTATGTttccctcatctaacacacctggttcaactcatcagctcattagtagagactgcaagacttgAATTAGGTGTGTCtaatgagggagacatacaaaatgtgcagtggtgaggggtcccgcaggacaggtttgagaagcACTGCCTTAGGCTATAATTCAGGTGGACATTATACACATTTCTACAGTCTTTAATGGCTGTATCGTATTTTATACACTCATTTCtgaggttattattattactatttaattgtgtacatcgTACATTGTGCAAACACAATGAAGTCTCCCACTTTGtcattttgctcaaaaatacattaaaaaaatcatgcaCATCAACTTCACATTTTTTTAGTATAATactaaccccccccccccccctcttcaGGTTGGCACGTCTTTCGTCTATGAATTTTTAAAAGAGTTAtagtaatatttcaaaatgaacACTTACGATGGAAGCAACTTATATTTACTtaattatccatccatccatttaaaaaaaaaaaaaatattaaaatgtgagTTTCAAATATGATTCATCAGGCTTTTAATGAACGTTTATTTGTCCATTTCTCAATCatcattgtattgcattgcattaaatgTATATAGATAGAGTTTTGGTCatataaaaagttatttatCATCTTAATTTATTTATGAATCTTTCAGTTATTGATTTGTAATGAATTCACATACATATACCGTATATATCCAGTATATAACATTGCACGTTGCATATGTttttgattggattgagatctggggtatttggaggccaagtcaaaactcaaactcgttgttgtgctcctcaaaccattcctgaccCATTTTTTGCcttgtggcaggagcattatcctgctgaaagaggccacagccgccagggaataccgtttccatgaaagggggaacatggtctgcaacaatgcctaaccctttaaaaaaaaaattgggttgGTTAATGGACTCTTATGAGTTTTTTTTCTGCATGGTCAGTGTAACAATAATACACAAAGAAGGAAGCAGCCATTTTACAAATGAGAGAAAACAACTGTTGATTCAGAGCACAAATACTTTAAAAGTGTAAatagagtttaaaaaaagagtTAAGTTATTTTCCAGTGAAATCCGAGGGATCtttcatacttttttttagaaggaaCTTCCGGTTGTTTTTGTGTTCCTGTTTATGCATACTTCTTGAGTCGACCTTGGACGAATGTACGGCGAGCCAGCAGTGGTGTCTAACTATCGACGCGTCATTTTCTGGAGCAAATTCATCATTCCCTGAATA encodes:
- the c1qtnf6a gene encoding complement C1q tumor necrosis factor-related protein 6 isoform X2, with amino-acid sequence MTMFGFLLLACLSLHLAVSVPQPPCRRCCDHLPRLDDAATLRESMPEVRTYINMTILKGDKGDRGERGTPGKPGIEGSQGPRGSEGLKGDKGQAGAPGDACKSQHSAFSVGRRKSLHSVDNYQALIFDTIFVNTPEHFDMFAGKYRCHIPGIYFFNVNIHTWNFKETYLHIMQNDSEKAIVYAQPSDRSIMQSQSVMLSLQEGNEVWVRLYKRERENAIYSDDVDIYITFNGYLIKPETD
- the c1qtnf6a gene encoding complement C1q tumor necrosis factor-related protein 6 isoform X1; the encoded protein is MLAFQKWPTLPLNSRSLWKPRNKIIKRTMFGFLLLACLSLHLAVSVPQPPCRRCCDHLPRLDDAATLRESMPEVRTYINMTILKGDKGDRGERGTPGKPGIEGSQGPRGSEGLKGDKGQAGAPGDACKSQHSAFSVGRRKSLHSVDNYQALIFDTIFVNTPEHFDMFAGKYRCHIPGIYFFNVNIHTWNFKETYLHIMQNDSEKAIVYAQPSDRSIMQSQSVMLSLQEGNEVWVRLYKRERENAIYSDDVDIYITFNGYLIKPETD